The sequence TCGAGCAGGTGCTGCTCAACCTGCTGGACAACGCGGTGAAGTACACGCCCGAGGGCGGGCGGGTGACGGTGAGCGGCGGCCGGGAGGACGGGCGGTGCGTGGTGCACGTGCACGACAGCGGGGTGGGCATCGAGTCGCGGCACCTGGCGCGCATCTTCGAGCGCTTCTACCGGGTGGACAAGGGCCGCAGCCGGGACATGGGGGGCACGGGCCTGGGCCTGTCCATCGTCAAGCACCTGTTGAGCGCCATGGGCGGAGAGATCCGGGTGGAGAGCCAGCCAAACGAGGGCTCCACCTTCACGATTTTCCTTCCAGCGACGGTGCCCTCGGAGGCGGCGGCGGGTTAGGATGCCGCAGCCATGCGGGTCGCCATCCTCGCCGACATTCACGGGAACCTCCCCGCCTGCGAGGCCGTCCTCGAGGACATCGCCCGCGTCGCCCCCGATTACATCGTGGCCGCCGGGGACCTGGCCCTGCGCGGTGCCCATCCGCGCGAGACGGTGGAGCTGCTCTTCGACCGCTGCCATGCCCTCATCATGGGCAACACCGATTGCTACCTCGCAGGCCACTACCTGGGCGGCGCCTACCGCGAGCGCGACCACTGGAAGACGGAGCTGTTGCAGTGGACGCGGGATCAGCTCGGTGAGGCGTGGCTCAAGCGCCTGGGCGCCATGCCCTTCTCCACGCGCTACTCGCCGCGCCGCGGGCAGGATCTCTTCGTCTGCCACGCCAACCCGCGCAACCTCGAGGACTCGCTGGACCCGACGCTCGACGAGAACACCGTGCGCCGCTACTTCCAGCACCTGGACGCGGCCGCGTGTGCCTTCGGCCACCTGCACTTCCCCTACCGCCGCCGCGTGGGCCGGCTGCTCATCGCCGACGTGGCCAGCGCCGGCATCCCCCGCGATGGAGATCTGCGCCCGGCCTACGGCGTCTTCACCTTCACGCCCCGGGGCTGGCGCGTGCAGATCCGCCGTGTGCGCTACCCGGTGCGCAAGGCCACCCAGGCCCTCACCGCGCGGCGCGTGCCCGGTGGACCGCTGCTCATCCACAAGCTCGTCGAGGCGCGCTACCGCCACCACAAGGCGCTGATGGAGGCCGCGCGCCGCCACTCGGGGCTGCCCCCGCCCGGGCCGGTGCTGCGTCCGCCCCCGGGCGCCAACCTCCCGCCCCGGCCCCTGCCCCAGGACATGCCCGTCGTGGAACCCGCCCTGCCCCATCACCTCGCGGGCGAAGACGGTCCGAACATGCCCATCGACGAGGAGCCCCTGCCGCTGTCCACCGTGCAGGATCTGGACGGCTGAACCGCTCACCGCGCCGCGTCCAGGGGCGGATGTCACGCATTTGTCGCAAGCGTGCCACGGGACCGCGAACAGCACGGTCCAGAGTGCGCCGCCGTCATGCCCCACGTCCTCATCGTCGATGACGAGCGAGACCTCGCCGAGCTCATCGATTTCAATCTGCGCTCCGCGGGCTTCTCCACCCGCGTGGCCACCACTGGGGAGGCCGCGCTCCAGGCCTCCCGCGAGCAGCCATCGGATGTCGTCCTGCTGGACGTGATGTTGCCAGACATGTCCGGCGTGGAGGTCTGCCGGCAGCTGCGCTCCACCGCGTCCACGCGCGACGTGCTCATCGTCATGCTCACCGCGCGCGGCGAGGAAGCCGATCGCGTGCGCGGCTTCGAGGTGGGCGCCGACGACTACGTCACCAAGCCCTTCAGCGTGCGCGAGCTGGTGCTGCGGCTCAAGGCCATCCTCCGCCGGGGCAACCCGGGCCGGGAGGACACCTCCGCGGCGCTCAAGCTCGGCCCCCTCACGCTCGACACCCACGCCCACCGCTTCTACGTGGACGACAAGGAGGTGCCGCTCACCGCGCTGGAGTTCCGGCTGCTCGAGCACCTGCTCAGCCGCGTGGGACGGGTGCAGTCCCGCGAGCACCTGCTCGAGGAGGTCTGGGGCCTGTCCAGCCACCTGGAGACGCGCACCATCGACACCCACATCATGCGCCTGCGCGACAAGCTCGGCGCCGCGCGCGCCTACCTCGAGACGGTGCGGGGCGTGGGCTACCGCATCGTCGCCCCGGACGCGGCCTGAGCCCCGTCCTTCCACCTTCCGCAAGCCTTCCCAAGGAGACGTACCTCATGAAGACGTTCATCGCCTCGCTCGCCTCGCTCCTGCTGCTCGTGCTCCCGGGCTCGTCCCGCGCCGGCACGGTCACCGTGAAGGGCTCGGACACCCTGGTCATCCTCGGCCAGCGCTGGGCCGAGGAGTTCATGAAGAAGAACCCCAACACCAAGCTGCAGGTGACGGGGGGCGGCTCGGGCGTGGGCCTGTCCGCCCTCATCAACGGCACCACGGACATCGCCATGTCCAGCCGCCCCATCAAGGACACGGAGAACCAGCAGCTGAGCGCGCGCACCAAGGCCAAGGCCACCGAGATCGCCGTGGCCAAGGACGGCGTGACGTTCTACGTCAACGAGTCCAACAAGCTCGACGCGCTCACCGCCGAGCAGCTGCGCGACATCTACCTGGGCGACATCACCAACTGGAAGGACGTGGGCGGCCCGGACGCCCCCATCGTCGTCTACTCGCGTGAGAACTCCTCGGGCACCTACGTGTTCGTCAAGGATCACGTCCTCAAGGGCGAGGACTACACCCCGAGCGCCCAGACGCTGCCGGGCACCGCCGCGGTGGTGAACGCCGTGGCCAAGGAGAAGCACGGCATCGGCTACGGCGGCGCCGCCTACGCCAAGGGCATCAAGGAGCTCAAGGTGCTCCAGGGCAAGGAGGCCATCGCCCCGAGCGAGGCCAACATCAAGAGCGGCAAGTACCCGCTCTCGCGCGAACTCTACTTCTACCTGCGCGCCAGGCCCGAGGGCGAGGCCAAGGCCTTCCTGGACTACATCCTGTCGCCCGAAGGACAGGCGCTCGCCACGAAGGTCGGCTACTTCCCGGTGAAGTAGTCCCCCAATCCACGCTGCCCTTCGCGTCACGCGATTGTCACAAGAGTCCCGAGGCAAACATGGATAGACAAGTGAGCATGCAGGGTCAGGGACTCGTGGGAATGGTGGCCGTGGCGCCAAAGCTGTCCTCCGCGGCCCGGCGCAGACAACTGCGCGAGAAGGTCATCGCCGGCGTCATCACGGCCATGGCCTTCACGGGCATCGCCGCGCTGGTGCTCATCCTCGTCTTCGTGGCCAAGGAGGCGCTCGCGCTCTTCCTGGACGCCGAGGCCCGGCACGAGGCGAGCCTCTCCAAGATGTTCCTGCCGCAGGTGACGCGCGCGGGCCGGCCCGCCACCTTCATGTGGCAGCCGGTGTCGTCGGTGCCCAAGGTGAGCATGATTCCGCTCTTCATCGGCACGCTCAAGACGACGCTCGTGTCCATGGTGGTGGCGGTGCCCGTGGGCGTGGCGGGCGCGCTGTTCGCGGCCGAGTTCGCGCCGCGGCGGCTGCGCGAGGTGCTCAAGCCCACCATCGAGCTGCTCGCGGGCATCCCCTCGGTGGTGCTCGGCTTCTTCGTGCTGATGGTGCTCGCCAGCTTCATGCAGGACACCTTCGGCGTGAGCTCGCGGCTCAACGCGCTGGTGGCGGGCCTGGGCCTGTCGCTCGCCATCGTCCCCGTCATCTTCACCGTCACCGAGGACGCGCTCACGGCGGTGCCGCGCAGCTACCGCGAGGCCTCCCTGGCCCTTGGCGCCACGCCCTGGGAGACCGCGTGGAAGGTGGTGTTGCCCGCCGCCGCCCCGGGCATCCTCGCCGCGTGCGTGCTGGGCTTCGGCCGCGCCATCGGCGAGACGATGATCGTCCTGATGGCCTCGGGCAACGCGGCCATCGTCTCCGCGTCGCTCACGGATTCGGCGCGCACGCTGTCGGCCACCATCGCCGCGGAGATGGGCGAGGTAGTGGTGGGCAGTCCGCACTACTCGCTCCTGTTCTTCCTCGGGGTGGAGCTCTTCGTCTTCACCTTCGTCCTCAACATGTTGGCGACCACCTGGACCCGGCGGGTCCTCAAGCGCTTGTCCGGAGCCGGAGCATGAGACACACCTGGCGCAGGGCCGTGGGCGGAGCGCTCACGTCCCTCACCGGCCTGGCCGCGCTGCTCATCGTGGCGATGCTGGCCGTCATCCTCCTGGACGTGGTGCGCGGCGGCGCGGGCCATGTCACCTGGAGCTTCCTCTCCGAGCCTCCCTCCGACGGCATGATGGGGGGCGGCATCTTCCCGGCCCTCTATGGCACGGCGGCGCTCACCCTGCTCATGACGCTCGCGGTGATGCCGGTGGGCGTGCTCACGGCGGTGTACCTGCACGAGTACGCTCCCCCGGGCTCGCTGCTGGCGCGCGCGGTGCGCGTGGCCGTGGTGAACCTGGCGGGCGTGCCCTCCATCGTCTTCGGCCTGTTCGGCGTGGGCTTCTTCATCCACTTCGTGGGCGGCAACATGGACCGGCTGCTCGGCTACCAGGAGCTGCACTGGGGCCAGCCGGGCATCCTCTGGGCCTCGCTCACGCTGGCGGTGCTCACCCTGCCGGTGGTCATCGTCTCCACCGAGGAGGCGCTCCGGGCGGTGCCGATGGATCACCGCACGGCGAGCCTCGCCCTGGGCGCCACCCAGAGCCAGACGCTCGCGCGCGTGGTGCTGCCGGGCGCGCTGCCGGGCATCCTCACCGGCGCCGTGCTGGCCATCTCCCGCGGCGCGGGCGAGGTGGCTCCCATCCTCTTCACCGGCGCGGCCTACTTCCTGCCCGATCTGCCCCGCGCGATGAACTCCCAGTTCATGCACCTGGGCTACCACTCCTACGTGCTGGCCACGCAGTCACCGGACGTGGAGGCCACCCGGCCACTGCTCTACGCCACGGTGCTGGTGCTGCTCGCGCTCACCTTCGCCCTCAACCTCGTCGCGGTGCTCATCCGCGCCCGCACCCGCCGGCGCGCCGCCGCGGGACACTGACGCAAAGCGTGCCATGCCCCTCTCCTCCCCTACTCCCGCGCGCATCAAGATGGAGTCGCGCGCCCTCACGCTGCGCTACGGCGCCAAGGTGGCCGTCCGCTCCGTGAGCCTCGCCCTGCCCGAGCACCAGGTGACGGCGCTCATCGGCCCCTCGGGCTGCGGCAAGTCCACCTTCCTGCGCTCGCTCAACCGGATGAACGATCTCATCCCGGGCTCCAGCCACGAGGGCACCGTGCTGCTCGATGGCATGAGCATCCATGACCGGAACGTGGACGTGGTGGACCTGCGCCGCCGCGTGGGCATGGTCTTCCAGAAGTCCAACCCCTTCCCCAAGAGCATCTTCGAGAACGTGGCCTACGGCCTGCGCGTGGGCGGGATGAAGGACAAGGCGGAGCTGGACGCGCGCGTGGAGAAGTCCCTGCAGGGCGCGGCGCTCTGGGACGAGGTGAAGGACCGGCTCGGCGACAGCGCCCTGGGTCTGTCCGGCGGCCAGCAGCAGCGCCTGTGCATCGCGCGCGCCCTCGCCGTGGAGCCCGAGGTGCTCCTCATGGACGAGCCGGCGAGCGCCCTGGATCCCATCGCCACGGCGAAGATCGAGGAGCTCATCTACGAGCTCAAGGCGCGCTACACCATCGCCATCGTCACCCACAACATGCAGCAGGCGGCGCGCGTGAGCGAGCTCACGGCGTTCTTCTACATGGGCGAGCTGGTGGAGTGTGGGCCCACCGAGCAGATCTTCACCAACCCGCGCGAGAAGCGCACCGAGGACTACGTCACCGGGAAGTTCGGCTGAGGGCCGGGGGAAGCGAACACATGCCGTCAGTGCATACCGACAAGGCGTTCGAGGCGGACCTGCGCGAGCTGCGCGAGAAGCTGCTGGCCATGGGCGCCAAGGTGGAAGCGCTCATCGCCAACAGCATGCGCGCGCTCATGGAGCGTGACACCCCCCTGGCCGAGGAA is a genomic window of Cystobacter fuscus DSM 2262 containing:
- a CDS encoding metallophosphoesterase family protein, whose amino-acid sequence is MRVAILADIHGNLPACEAVLEDIARVAPDYIVAAGDLALRGAHPRETVELLFDRCHALIMGNTDCYLAGHYLGGAYRERDHWKTELLQWTRDQLGEAWLKRLGAMPFSTRYSPRRGQDLFVCHANPRNLEDSLDPTLDENTVRRYFQHLDAAACAFGHLHFPYRRRVGRLLIADVASAGIPRDGDLRPAYGVFTFTPRGWRVQIRRVRYPVRKATQALTARRVPGGPLLIHKLVEARYRHHKALMEAARRHSGLPPPGPVLRPPPGANLPPRPLPQDMPVVEPALPHHLAGEDGPNMPIDEEPLPLSTVQDLDG
- a CDS encoding phosphate ABC transporter substrate-binding protein: MKTFIASLASLLLLVLPGSSRAGTVTVKGSDTLVILGQRWAEEFMKKNPNTKLQVTGGGSGVGLSALINGTTDIAMSSRPIKDTENQQLSARTKAKATEIAVAKDGVTFYVNESNKLDALTAEQLRDIYLGDITNWKDVGGPDAPIVVYSRENSSGTYVFVKDHVLKGEDYTPSAQTLPGTAAVVNAVAKEKHGIGYGGAAYAKGIKELKVLQGKEAIAPSEANIKSGKYPLSRELYFYLRARPEGEAKAFLDYILSPEGQALATKVGYFPVK
- the pstA gene encoding phosphate ABC transporter permease PstA, which produces MRHTWRRAVGGALTSLTGLAALLIVAMLAVILLDVVRGGAGHVTWSFLSEPPSDGMMGGGIFPALYGTAALTLLMTLAVMPVGVLTAVYLHEYAPPGSLLARAVRVAVVNLAGVPSIVFGLFGVGFFIHFVGGNMDRLLGYQELHWGQPGILWASLTLAVLTLPVVIVSTEEALRAVPMDHRTASLALGATQSQTLARVVLPGALPGILTGAVLAISRGAGEVAPILFTGAAYFLPDLPRAMNSQFMHLGYHSYVLATQSPDVEATRPLLYATVLVLLALTFALNLVAVLIRARTRRRAAAGH
- a CDS encoding response regulator, translating into MPHVLIVDDERDLAELIDFNLRSAGFSTRVATTGEAALQASREQPSDVVLLDVMLPDMSGVEVCRQLRSTASTRDVLIVMLTARGEEADRVRGFEVGADDYVTKPFSVRELVLRLKAILRRGNPGREDTSAALKLGPLTLDTHAHRFYVDDKEVPLTALEFRLLEHLLSRVGRVQSREHLLEEVWGLSSHLETRTIDTHIMRLRDKLGAARAYLETVRGVGYRIVAPDAA
- the pstC gene encoding phosphate ABC transporter permease subunit PstC, which gives rise to MDRQVSMQGQGLVGMVAVAPKLSSAARRRQLREKVIAGVITAMAFTGIAALVLILVFVAKEALALFLDAEARHEASLSKMFLPQVTRAGRPATFMWQPVSSVPKVSMIPLFIGTLKTTLVSMVVAVPVGVAGALFAAEFAPRRLREVLKPTIELLAGIPSVVLGFFVLMVLASFMQDTFGVSSRLNALVAGLGLSLAIVPVIFTVTEDALTAVPRSYREASLALGATPWETAWKVVLPAAAPGILAACVLGFGRAIGETMIVLMASGNAAIVSASLTDSARTLSATIAAEMGEVVVGSPHYSLLFFLGVELFVFTFVLNMLATTWTRRVLKRLSGAGA
- the pstB gene encoding phosphate ABC transporter ATP-binding protein PstB, yielding MESRALTLRYGAKVAVRSVSLALPEHQVTALIGPSGCGKSTFLRSLNRMNDLIPGSSHEGTVLLDGMSIHDRNVDVVDLRRRVGMVFQKSNPFPKSIFENVAYGLRVGGMKDKAELDARVEKSLQGAALWDEVKDRLGDSALGLSGGQQQRLCIARALAVEPEVLLMDEPASALDPIATAKIEELIYELKARYTIAIVTHNMQQAARVSELTAFFYMGELVECGPTEQIFTNPREKRTEDYVTGKFG